One segment of Marinobacter sediminum DNA contains the following:
- the uvrB gene encoding excinuclease ABC subunit UvrB — MANKESSAAKDTVFRVDSPYNPAGDQPKAIEGLVDGIHSGLAHQTLLGVTGSGKTFTIANVIEQIQRPTIVMAHNKTLAAQLYGEFREFFPDNAVEYFVSYYDYYQPEAYVPSSDTFIEKDASINEHIEQMRLSATKALLERSDAIIVATVSSIYGLGDPQSYLKMMLHLDRGDQIDQRFILRRLAELQYTRNDIEFHRANYRVRGDVIDVFPAESEKEAIRIELFDDEVENLSYFDPLTGEVLRRVPRVTIYPKSHYVTPRQKVLDAVEHIRVELDERLQQLRDNNRLVEAQRLEERTRYDIEMMMELGYCNGIENYSRYLSGRRPGEAPPTLFDYLPPNALLVVDESHVTIPQIGAMYKGDRSRKETLVEYGFRLPSALDNRPMRFEEWERIAPQMIFVSATPSHYEAEHAGQVVEQVVRPTGLLDPEIEVRPASTQVDDLLSEIHSRVAIKERVLVTTLTKRMAEDLTDFLMEHDIKVRYLHSDIDTVERVEIIRDLRRGEFDVLVGINLLREGLDMPEVSLVAILDADKEGFLRSERSLIQTIGRAARNVNGRAILYGDRITGSMQRAIDETGRRRAKQAAHNEEHGITPQGLNKKIADIMEGAGGGGRGRRKAERPGQKAAEEAEQYRAKAGNRSPEEMLKEVTRLEDKMYKAASDLDFETAARLRDEISELKEATLRTA; from the coding sequence ATGGCCAATAAAGAGTCCAGTGCTGCCAAAGATACCGTATTCAGGGTCGACTCACCGTATAACCCGGCCGGCGATCAGCCCAAGGCAATTGAGGGGTTGGTGGACGGTATTCACTCCGGCCTGGCGCACCAGACACTGCTGGGGGTAACCGGTTCGGGCAAGACGTTCACGATTGCCAATGTCATCGAGCAGATTCAGCGGCCGACCATTGTTATGGCCCACAACAAGACCCTGGCTGCCCAGTTGTACGGGGAGTTTCGGGAGTTCTTTCCGGACAATGCTGTTGAATACTTTGTCTCCTACTACGATTACTACCAGCCGGAAGCCTACGTGCCTTCTTCGGATACCTTCATCGAGAAAGACGCTTCCATTAACGAGCACATTGAGCAGATGCGCCTTTCGGCGACCAAGGCATTACTTGAACGTTCGGACGCCATCATCGTGGCGACGGTGTCCTCTATTTACGGTCTGGGTGATCCTCAGTCTTACCTCAAGATGATGCTTCACCTGGACAGGGGCGATCAGATAGACCAGCGCTTTATTCTTCGGCGCCTGGCCGAGCTTCAGTACACCCGCAACGACATTGAGTTCCACCGGGCCAATTATCGGGTTCGCGGAGATGTGATTGATGTGTTCCCGGCGGAATCTGAAAAGGAAGCCATTCGAATCGAACTGTTCGATGACGAAGTGGAGAATCTGAGCTATTTCGATCCGTTGACCGGAGAGGTACTGAGGCGGGTGCCCCGGGTTACCATCTATCCGAAATCGCATTATGTGACACCCCGCCAAAAGGTGCTGGATGCGGTGGAGCATATCCGGGTGGAGCTGGATGAGCGCCTGCAGCAGCTTCGCGACAACAACCGTCTGGTTGAAGCCCAGCGTCTGGAGGAACGCACCCGATACGACATCGAAATGATGATGGAGCTGGGCTATTGCAATGGCATCGAAAACTATTCCCGCTACCTGTCCGGTCGTCGTCCCGGCGAGGCTCCGCCAACGCTGTTTGATTATCTGCCGCCCAATGCCCTGCTGGTGGTGGATGAGTCCCACGTGACCATTCCCCAGATCGGCGCCATGTACAAGGGTGACCGGTCCCGTAAGGAAACTCTCGTGGAGTATGGTTTCCGGTTACCGTCTGCTCTGGACAATCGTCCCATGCGGTTCGAGGAGTGGGAACGTATCGCTCCCCAGATGATCTTTGTCTCTGCCACACCGTCTCATTACGAGGCGGAGCACGCCGGCCAGGTGGTCGAGCAGGTGGTCCGGCCCACCGGCTTGCTGGACCCGGAGATTGAGGTCCGGCCTGCGTCCACCCAGGTGGATGACCTGTTGTCCGAAATTCATTCCCGGGTTGCCATCAAGGAACGGGTTCTGGTGACCACCCTCACCAAACGCATGGCGGAAGACCTGACTGACTTCCTCATGGAGCACGACATTAAAGTGCGTTACCTGCACTCTGACATTGATACCGTTGAGCGGGTCGAAATAATCCGGGATCTCCGACGGGGAGAGTTCGACGTGCTGGTCGGAATCAACCTGTTGCGGGAAGGTCTGGACATGCCTGAAGTATCACTGGTGGCGATTCTTGATGCAGACAAGGAAGGGTTCCTGAGGTCCGAACGGTCGCTGATTCAGACCATTGGCCGGGCTGCCCGGAACGTTAACGGCAGGGCAATCCTGTATGGGGATCGTATAACCGGCTCCATGCAGAGAGCCATCGATGAGACCGGCCGCCGACGGGCCAAGCAGGCTGCCCATAACGAAGAGCATGGCATTACGCCCCAGGGGCTGAACAAGAAAATTGCCGACATCATGGAGGGTGCCGGTGGCGGCGGTCGCGGTCGTCGTAAAGCCGAACGTCCAGGCCAGAAGGCCGCGGAGGAAGCGGAACAGTATCGTGCCAAGGCGGGCAATAGATCGCCCGAAGAAATGCTTAAAGAGGTGACCCGCCTTGAAGATAAAATGTACAAGGCGGCCTCGGATCTGGATTTCGAGACTGCAGCACGATTGCGGGACGAGATTTCGGAACTGAAGGAGGCGACGCTGCGCACCGCCTGA
- a CDS encoding RimK family protein, with protein sequence MSRLLIVVDRAKDWAPYYPSEDVLTFDQYLQFSASPSSRVRVINLCQSAKYLSRGYYCSLLAEARGHHVVPSVMTLNDLSRKGLFSLELEELDDSVINWLEASGAEIDPATDEREATHEVRIRSYFGQAENPDLKPVARALFERFPCPILEIVFKRRKKWQIESMKPAAPADLDEHEQDIFAAAFDRFSSMVWRKPRTRRRYRFDLAVLVNPEEEMPPSDQVALKRFEKAGRKLGINVEQITRRDYMRLPEYDGLFIRETTAIDHHTYRFARRAEAEGMVVIDDPVSILRCTNKVFLADLLKNNKIPTPKTLILSKDQKHAVEQVTEELGFPVVIKIPDGAFSRGVTKAEDEKSLRTGLRELFKQSALVLAQEYLYTDYDWRIGVLGGRAIFACKYMMVKGHWQIYQHGESASESGDFETMPTYEVPRNVIQAALNSTRLIGNGLYGVDIKQSGNRVAVIEVNDNPSIDAGVEDRFLGGELYTLIMQEFLSRMEENRRR encoded by the coding sequence ATGTCCCGTTTGCTCATTGTCGTAGACCGCGCCAAGGACTGGGCTCCTTATTACCCCAGTGAAGACGTGCTGACTTTTGACCAGTACCTGCAATTCTCGGCGTCCCCTTCAAGCCGGGTCCGGGTGATTAATCTCTGTCAGAGTGCGAAGTATCTGAGCCGGGGTTATTACTGTTCGTTACTGGCGGAAGCTCGTGGCCACCACGTGGTGCCTTCGGTAATGACCCTTAACGATCTGAGCCGAAAAGGCCTGTTCTCTCTGGAGCTGGAAGAGCTGGATGACAGCGTCATTAACTGGCTTGAGGCTTCAGGTGCGGAAATTGACCCCGCGACCGACGAGCGTGAGGCCACCCATGAAGTCAGGATTCGGAGCTATTTCGGTCAGGCGGAGAATCCGGATCTGAAACCCGTGGCGCGAGCTCTGTTTGAGCGTTTTCCCTGCCCGATTCTGGAAATCGTGTTCAAACGCCGCAAGAAATGGCAGATCGAATCCATGAAGCCGGCGGCCCCCGCCGATCTGGATGAGCATGAGCAGGATATCTTCGCCGCTGCGTTCGATCGCTTCAGCAGCATGGTTTGGCGTAAGCCCCGAACCCGTCGCCGTTATCGTTTTGATTTGGCCGTTCTGGTTAACCCCGAGGAGGAGATGCCTCCTAGCGACCAGGTTGCGCTCAAACGATTTGAAAAGGCCGGGCGAAAGCTCGGTATCAACGTTGAGCAGATCACCCGTCGGGATTATATGCGGTTACCGGAATACGACGGACTGTTCATCCGGGAAACCACCGCTATTGATCACCACACGTATCGTTTTGCCCGCAGGGCCGAGGCCGAGGGCATGGTGGTGATTGATGACCCCGTGTCGATTCTTCGTTGTACGAACAAGGTGTTTCTGGCGGACCTGCTGAAGAACAACAAGATACCAACACCGAAGACCCTGATTCTTTCCAAGGACCAAAAACACGCGGTTGAGCAGGTGACCGAAGAGCTCGGCTTTCCCGTGGTCATCAAGATTCCTGATGGTGCATTCTCTCGGGGAGTGACCAAGGCAGAGGATGAAAAATCACTCCGTACCGGCCTCAGGGAGCTGTTTAAACAGTCTGCGCTGGTGCTTGCCCAGGAGTACCTCTATACCGATTATGACTGGCGTATCGGCGTCCTTGGCGGCAGGGCTATCTTTGCCTGCAAATACATGATGGTGAAAGGCCACTGGCAGATCTACCAGCATGGTGAATCGGCCAGTGAGAGCGGTGATTTCGAGACTATGCCGACCTATGAGGTCCCCAGAAATGTTATTCAGGCGGCACTGAATTCCACCCGACTGATCGGCAACGGTTTATACGGTGTGGACATCAAACAGTCGGGTAACCGGGTTGCCGTCATCGAAGTGAACGACAATCCGAGTATCGATGCTGGTGTGGAGGACCGTTTTCTGGGGGGAGAGCTCTATACGTTGATCATGCAGGAGTTTCTGTCTCGGATGGAAGAAAACCGGCGCCGTTAG
- a CDS encoding quinone-dependent dihydroorotate dehydrogenase, producing MYGLIRNLLFRLPPEQAHNIALNSLDLAGRLGLLGAFSRKVDALPVNVMGLDFPNPVGLAAGLDKNADHLDALGVLGFGFIEVGTVTPVAQPGNPKPRMFRLPEHQAIINRMGFNNEGLEHLLERVDKRRYQGVLGINVGKNKNTPNEESESDYRKGISAVYTRADYITVNVSSPNTPGLRDLQFGDSLKGLLEAIKDEQSRCEKQFGRYVPIAVKIAPDMDDEGIRFVASALRETGLDGVIATNTTISRDAVDGHPCAGEAGGLSGAPVRGPSLRVIQGLYAELGESLPIIGVGGITDGESAAEKIRAGAKLVQVYTGFIYRGPELIREAVEAIRKIEPKA from the coding sequence ATGTACGGCCTTATCCGCAACCTGCTTTTCAGACTCCCACCTGAGCAGGCTCACAACATCGCACTCAACAGTCTTGATCTTGCCGGCCGGCTTGGTTTGCTGGGCGCCTTCTCGCGAAAGGTAGATGCATTGCCTGTGAATGTTATGGGGCTGGATTTCCCGAACCCCGTAGGCCTTGCTGCGGGCCTGGATAAAAATGCTGATCACCTTGATGCTCTTGGCGTGTTGGGTTTTGGCTTTATTGAAGTTGGAACGGTAACGCCTGTGGCACAGCCGGGTAATCCGAAACCACGCATGTTTCGGTTGCCGGAACACCAGGCGATCATTAACCGTATGGGTTTCAATAATGAAGGTCTTGAGCATTTGCTCGAACGCGTCGACAAGCGACGTTATCAGGGTGTGCTGGGCATTAATGTGGGTAAGAACAAGAACACGCCGAATGAAGAGTCGGAGTCTGACTATCGCAAAGGAATTTCGGCCGTATACACCCGTGCAGACTACATCACCGTGAACGTTTCATCTCCCAATACACCGGGATTGCGCGACCTGCAGTTTGGCGACTCGCTGAAAGGTTTGCTGGAGGCGATCAAGGACGAGCAGAGTCGGTGTGAAAAGCAATTTGGTCGCTACGTGCCGATTGCGGTCAAAATTGCACCGGATATGGATGATGAAGGAATTCGCTTTGTGGCATCTGCCCTGCGCGAAACCGGATTGGACGGCGTTATTGCCACAAACACAACGATCAGCCGGGATGCCGTTGACGGGCACCCTTGTGCTGGTGAAGCTGGTGGTTTGAGTGGTGCTCCGGTGCGTGGGCCCTCGCTCAGAGTTATCCAGGGGCTTTATGCAGAGCTGGGTGAGTCACTGCCAATAATTGGTGTGGGCGGAATCACTGATGGAGAGAGTGCAGCTGAAAAGATCAGAGCCGGGGCGAAGCTGGTTCAGGTGTACACTGGCTTTATATACCGCGGGCCGGAGTTGATTCGAGAGGCCGTGGAGGCCATCCGGAAGATAGAGCCGAAAGCCTGA
- the rmf gene encoding ribosome modulation factor, whose protein sequence is MKRQKRDMYARAFKRGYLAGVSGKPKDSCPIEQAEVRQEWLNGWREGRTDNWEGMTGVSGIHRLANVTSQ, encoded by the coding sequence ATGAAAAGACAGAAAAGAGACATGTACGCTCGTGCATTCAAGCGGGGTTACCTCGCTGGCGTGTCCGGTAAACCGAAAGACAGCTGCCCGATCGAACAGGCGGAAGTCCGCCAGGAATGGTTGAACGGGTGGCGGGAAGGCCGAACGGACAACTGGGAGGGCATGACCGGCGTCTCCGGTATACACAGACTTGCCAACGTCACCTCACAGTGA
- the pyrF gene encoding orotidine-5'-phosphate decarboxylase, with amino-acid sequence MQTVNDPKIIVALDFPSENPALKLVDKLDPAKCRLKVGKELFTRSGPQLVQGLQSLGFDVFLDLKFHDIPNTTSAAVAAAADLGVWMVNVHASGGEKMMTACRERLESFGADKPLLIAVTVLTSMSARDLEAIGIQASPEAQVSRLATLTRNCGLDGVVCSAQEAPKLKAEQGAGFKLITPGIRPLSADRGDQQRIMTPTDAIRAGSDYLVIGRPITQALDPLAALDEIHEELAAL; translated from the coding sequence GTGCAAACCGTTAACGACCCCAAGATTATTGTCGCCCTGGACTTCCCGTCTGAGAACCCGGCACTGAAGCTGGTGGACAAACTGGACCCCGCCAAATGCCGTCTGAAAGTAGGTAAAGAGTTGTTCACCCGTTCGGGCCCCCAACTGGTTCAGGGGCTTCAGAGTCTCGGCTTCGATGTTTTTCTGGATCTGAAATTCCACGATATCCCCAATACTACCTCCGCTGCGGTTGCCGCCGCTGCCGATCTTGGTGTTTGGATGGTCAATGTGCATGCCTCGGGCGGCGAAAAAATGATGACGGCCTGTCGTGAGCGTCTGGAATCGTTTGGCGCTGATAAGCCGCTATTGATTGCCGTCACCGTTCTCACCAGCATGAGCGCCCGGGATCTGGAAGCTATTGGTATTCAGGCGTCTCCCGAGGCACAGGTGTCTCGCCTTGCGACACTGACCAGGAATTGTGGTCTTGATGGAGTGGTTTGTTCGGCACAGGAAGCACCAAAGCTGAAAGCAGAACAGGGAGCCGGCTTTAAGCTGATCACCCCGGGGATTCGGCCATTAAGCGCAGACCGGGGTGACCAGCAGCGTATTATGACACCCACGGATGCGATCAGGGCGGGTAGTGATTACCTGGTGATTGGTCGGCCGATTACTCAGGCTCTGGACCCATTGGCCGCTCTGGACGAAATTCATGAGGAATTGGCGGCTCTCTGA
- the rimI gene encoding ribosomal protein S18-alanine N-acetyltransferase → MPELQIRHAINADLDDIVRLENRCFSEDRISRRSFRRFLEMPRDRLIVAIQDGELIGYCLVLMNAATRLARIYSIAVSHTARGRGAGEKLVSEAEREAVEAGRIVMRLEVREDNSPAINLYKRLGYRQFGTYRDYYEDHGNALRFERRILFYEPSREFPAVPYYPQTTEFSCGPAALIMAMAALDEQQPMTTLEELKLWREATTIFMLAGHGGCGPHGLALGAWHRGFHASAWISKEGALFKDTVRNEDKKRVLELVHEGFLHDIGQTGIELHHDPLTLEGMAEALHQGKVPVILISTWQLNRSRVPHWVTVCAIDDQFVYLHDPEIDAEAGDTVADKQYLPIDRRIFDKMSRYGSLQPLQAAVIIGPKRND, encoded by the coding sequence ATGCCCGAACTGCAGATCCGACATGCAATCAACGCCGATCTTGACGACATCGTCAGGCTGGAAAACCGGTGCTTTTCGGAAGACCGTATTTCCCGGCGGAGCTTCCGGCGCTTTCTGGAGATGCCCAGGGATCGTTTGATCGTAGCCATTCAGGACGGGGAATTGATCGGCTACTGCCTGGTGCTGATGAATGCGGCGACCCGCCTGGCGCGCATATATTCCATTGCCGTCTCCCATACCGCCCGAGGACGCGGCGCAGGTGAAAAGCTGGTGAGTGAAGCTGAACGGGAAGCCGTGGAGGCTGGCCGAATTGTGATGCGTCTGGAAGTGAGAGAGGACAACAGCCCGGCCATAAACCTGTATAAGCGCCTCGGCTATCGTCAGTTCGGTACCTACCGCGACTATTACGAGGACCACGGCAATGCCCTGCGCTTTGAGCGTCGCATCCTGTTCTATGAACCCTCACGGGAATTCCCGGCAGTGCCCTATTACCCGCAAACCACCGAATTTTCATGTGGACCCGCTGCACTGATTATGGCGATGGCAGCGCTCGACGAGCAACAACCGATGACCACGCTGGAAGAACTGAAGCTCTGGCGGGAAGCGACAACCATTTTCATGCTGGCAGGCCATGGCGGTTGCGGCCCGCACGGGCTTGCATTGGGGGCCTGGCATCGGGGATTTCATGCCAGTGCGTGGATCAGCAAAGAAGGTGCGCTGTTCAAGGATACGGTCAGGAATGAGGACAAGAAACGCGTACTTGAACTGGTTCACGAGGGTTTTCTGCACGACATCGGCCAGACCGGCATCGAACTGCACCATGACCCGCTCACGCTCGAAGGCATGGCAGAAGCCCTTCATCAGGGCAAAGTACCGGTTATCCTGATCAGTACCTGGCAACTCAATCGCAGCCGTGTGCCACACTGGGTGACCGTGTGCGCGATAGACGACCAGTTCGTCTATCTGCACGACCCGGAAATCGATGCAGAGGCTGGGGACACGGTGGCGGACAAGCAGTACCTGCCCATTGACCGACGGATATTCGACAAGATGTCCCGGTATGGCAGCCTTCAACCCCTGCAGGCTGCCGTCATTATCGGGCCTAAACGCAACGACTGA
- a CDS encoding cation diffusion facilitator family transporter, with amino-acid sequence MDEPVSKAQRHRENLTSEMKAASRVTIIGMILDAVLGIIKVIAGILFHSQALLVDGIHSFTDVASDLVVLGVMRVSRQEPDDDHPYGHQRIETFGTLVLGSILIAVGAALAWENTLRLLEGEADIAPGWPVLLAAALSVAGKEWIYHYTRRIGVAIRSDLIIANAWHSRTDAFSSVVVLFSTAGAMLGFLWLDVLAAVVVAGIIIHIGWKFTWDSVKELVDTGLSPEDTEMLKDIARQTDGVRNVHELRSRRMGHDILLDIHLVVRPDISVSEGHQIGMQVVGGMRNALENIRDINFHIDAENDEDHLPTSERLPSREEIRGTLTQHVGELPSSTRLRLHYLKNKVHLELFFDTSAESTILTADRIREELADYSWFGSARVWVAEPYVQEPGA; translated from the coding sequence ATGGACGAGCCGGTTTCGAAGGCGCAGCGGCACCGAGAAAACCTGACAAGCGAAATGAAAGCCGCATCCAGGGTCACCATCATTGGAATGATTCTTGATGCAGTGCTGGGAATTATAAAGGTCATTGCAGGTATTCTTTTTCATTCCCAGGCCCTACTTGTGGATGGCATTCACTCCTTCACGGATGTGGCTTCAGACCTTGTGGTTCTCGGTGTCATGCGGGTTTCACGGCAGGAGCCTGACGACGACCACCCGTATGGCCATCAACGCATAGAAACCTTTGGCACACTGGTACTCGGCAGCATTCTGATTGCCGTTGGTGCCGCACTTGCGTGGGAAAATACCCTGAGGCTACTTGAGGGTGAGGCCGACATTGCGCCTGGATGGCCAGTGCTGCTGGCTGCAGCCTTGTCCGTGGCGGGCAAGGAATGGATCTATCACTATACTCGCCGTATCGGGGTGGCTATTCGTTCAGACCTTATTATTGCTAATGCCTGGCACAGCAGAACCGATGCATTCTCTTCGGTGGTTGTTCTGTTCTCGACAGCGGGCGCGATGCTCGGCTTTCTCTGGCTGGATGTCTTGGCCGCAGTAGTTGTTGCCGGCATCATTATCCACATCGGGTGGAAATTCACCTGGGACAGCGTAAAGGAACTGGTGGACACCGGGCTCTCTCCTGAAGATACCGAAATGCTCAAAGACATTGCCCGACAAACTGACGGTGTCCGCAATGTGCATGAACTCCGCAGCCGCCGGATGGGCCATGACATTCTTCTGGATATCCACCTGGTTGTAAGGCCTGACATCAGCGTGTCCGAGGGGCATCAGATCGGTATGCAGGTCGTAGGGGGCATGCGCAATGCGCTGGAGAACATTCGGGACATCAATTTTCATATTGACGCCGAGAACGATGAAGACCACCTGCCCACCTCGGAGCGACTGCCCTCCCGGGAAGAAATCCGTGGAACGCTGACTCAACATGTGGGCGAACTCCCCTCCAGTACCCGGCTGCGCCTGCATTACCTGAAAAACAAGGTTCACCTGGAGCTGTTCTTCGATACCTCAGCGGAAAGCACCATACTGACAGCCGATCGTATCCGGGAAGAACTCGCCGACTATTCCTGGTTTGGCAGCGCCCGTGTATGGGTGGCGGAGCCATACGTGCAAGAACCCGGTGCCTAA
- a CDS encoding pyridoxal phosphate-dependent aminotransferase, with protein sequence MDLQLSSRVQAIKPSPTLAVTNKAAELRAAGQDIIGLGAGEPDFDTPDHIKQAAIEAINNGQTKYTAVDGTPALKKAIIAKFKRDNGLDYEANQILVSSGGKQSFFNLALATLNPGDEAIIPAPYWVSYPDMVLVAEGKPVIIETSADTRFKITPEQLENAITERTRLFVINSPSNPSGMAYTLEELQAIGEVLKKHPNIMIATDDMYEPILWTGKPFCNILNATPELYDRTFVLNGVSKAYSMTGWRIGYAAGPTKIIGAMKKIQSQSTSNPSSVSQAAAQAALDSSQDCVGEMVSAFKERHDWLVEALNALPGVECLKGDGTFYVFPSFQGAIDAAQGVSTDVEFAEKLLTEAGVALVPGSAFGSPGHMRLSFATSMDNLKKAVERLQKALG encoded by the coding sequence TTGGACCTTCAACTTTCCAGCCGAGTACAGGCTATCAAGCCCTCTCCCACTCTCGCAGTCACTAACAAGGCCGCGGAACTCCGCGCTGCCGGCCAGGACATCATTGGCCTTGGTGCTGGCGAGCCGGACTTCGATACCCCCGATCACATCAAGCAGGCAGCCATTGAGGCCATCAACAATGGCCAGACCAAATACACCGCTGTGGATGGTACGCCGGCCCTGAAGAAAGCGATTATTGCGAAGTTCAAACGGGACAACGGCCTGGATTACGAAGCCAACCAGATTCTAGTAAGCAGTGGTGGCAAACAGAGCTTTTTCAACCTCGCACTTGCCACCCTGAACCCGGGTGACGAAGCGATTATCCCTGCCCCTTACTGGGTGTCCTACCCGGACATGGTCCTGGTGGCTGAAGGCAAACCGGTAATTATCGAAACCAGTGCTGACACCCGTTTCAAGATCACGCCGGAGCAGCTGGAAAACGCCATCACCGAGCGCACGCGCCTGTTCGTGATCAACAGCCCTTCCAACCCGAGTGGCATGGCCTACACCCTTGAAGAGCTGCAGGCGATTGGCGAGGTTCTGAAAAAACACCCGAACATCATGATCGCCACCGACGACATGTACGAGCCGATCCTCTGGACCGGCAAGCCGTTCTGTAACATCCTCAACGCCACACCGGAACTGTACGACCGCACCTTCGTACTGAATGGAGTATCCAAAGCCTACTCCATGACAGGCTGGCGTATCGGCTATGCCGCAGGCCCAACGAAAATCATTGGCGCCATGAAGAAGATACAGTCCCAGAGCACCTCGAACCCGTCTTCTGTTTCACAGGCCGCCGCCCAGGCCGCTCTGGACAGTTCGCAGGACTGCGTGGGGGAAATGGTCAGTGCGTTCAAGGAACGTCACGACTGGTTGGTTGAGGCGCTGAACGCCCTGCCCGGCGTCGAATGTCTCAAAGGTGATGGGACCTTCTACGTGTTCCCGAGTTTCCAGGGCGCAATTGACGCTGCCCAGGGCGTGAGCACGGACGTGGAGTTTGCTGAAAAGCTGCTCACGGAAGCTGGCGTGGCCCTGGTTCCGGGTTCCGCTTTTGGCTCACCTGGCCATATGAGACTCAGCTTCGCCACCAGTATGGATAACCTGAAAAAGGCGGTTGAGCGTCTGCAGAAAGCGCTTGGCTAA